Proteins encoded by one window of Kribbella flavida DSM 17836:
- a CDS encoding AraC family transcriptional regulator, whose translation MRIWAQEGIEVFVSAPTSGGFARHSHDEFVISANVCGVEQVRLDRRRFTLGTDELTLYNPGEVQSCKTSVNDDERWSCASIYLDPDVVSRRLGYDAEFHAPVVTAPQLRAQLLQIALAPTDASTPHRVEQLLYSVFGVAPLGRTETSLELERAEAWLFGAIAQDPVEPLRVADVAAHLGWTRETFTRRFTETTGTPPYAWHLQARLRKARRLLSEGRAPSEVTTAVGFVDQAHLHKHFQAVYATTPGQFRATHLGSEVYPENHAE comes from the coding sequence ATGCGGATCTGGGCCCAAGAAGGCATCGAGGTCTTCGTCAGCGCGCCCACATCCGGCGGGTTCGCGCGGCACAGTCACGATGAGTTCGTCATCAGCGCGAACGTGTGCGGTGTCGAGCAAGTCCGGCTCGACCGGCGCCGTTTCACCCTCGGCACCGACGAGCTCACGCTGTACAACCCTGGCGAGGTCCAATCCTGTAAGACCTCGGTCAACGACGACGAGCGTTGGTCGTGCGCCAGCATCTACCTCGACCCCGACGTCGTCTCGCGACGGCTCGGCTACGACGCCGAGTTCCACGCACCCGTCGTGACCGCGCCGCAGTTGCGAGCACAGCTCCTCCAGATCGCCCTCGCGCCGACGGACGCGTCAACGCCCCACCGAGTCGAGCAGCTCCTCTACTCGGTGTTCGGCGTCGCGCCACTGGGCAGGACCGAAACCTCGCTCGAACTCGAGCGCGCCGAGGCATGGTTGTTCGGTGCGATCGCTCAGGATCCGGTAGAGCCATTGAGGGTCGCCGACGTCGCCGCTCACCTCGGCTGGACTCGCGAGACCTTCACGCGCCGATTCACCGAGACCACCGGCACACCGCCTTACGCCTGGCACCTTCAAGCGCGCCTGCGGAAGGCTCGGCGCCTGCTCAGTGAAGGTCGCGCCCCGTCCGAAGTTACCACCGCCGTCGGGTTCGTCGACCAGGCCCACCTGCACAAACATTTTCAAGCCGTGTATGCGACCACGCCCGGCCAGTTCCGCGCCACCCACCTCGGCTCAGAGGTGTACCCGGAGAATCACGCGGAGTAG
- a CDS encoding LysE family transporter codes for MFNVAALAFGLGILFNAAPGVVFTESLRRGMRGGFKSAFAVQVGSLVGDATWAILGLIGVGALFLLDGVRIPLMLVGALLTVGLGVMSLRGAIRPPATAEGSGAVSEDLTKGGLAVGATISLTNPMNVVYWGGAAAAVAGAVGQEPSWQVMAVFFLGFFIASLLWCWICAGAIAMFRRALPARGVQAIEAACGISLVGLGIWMALSA; via the coding sequence ATGTTCAACGTCGCTGCTCTCGCCTTCGGGCTCGGGATCCTGTTCAACGCCGCCCCCGGGGTCGTCTTCACGGAGTCACTGCGCCGCGGGATGCGTGGGGGCTTCAAGAGTGCGTTCGCTGTGCAGGTCGGCTCCCTCGTTGGTGACGCGACCTGGGCGATCCTCGGCCTGATCGGCGTCGGCGCCCTCTTTCTACTCGACGGGGTCCGGATACCCCTGATGCTCGTCGGAGCACTGCTCACTGTCGGACTCGGGGTCATGTCGCTACGTGGCGCAATACGCCCGCCCGCCACTGCCGAAGGCTCAGGCGCCGTCAGCGAGGACCTCACCAAGGGAGGTCTCGCGGTCGGCGCAACGATCTCGCTGACCAACCCGATGAATGTCGTCTACTGGGGCGGCGCCGCCGCCGCCGTAGCCGGCGCCGTCGGTCAAGAGCCGTCCTGGCAGGTCATGGCTGTGTTCTTCCTGGGCTTCTTCATCGCGTCCCTGCTGTGGTGCTGGATCTGCGCCGGCGCCATCGCCATGTTCCGCCGCGCGCTCCCGGCTCGCGGCGTACAGGCCATCGAGGCCGCGTGCGGCATCTCCCTGGTTGGGCTCGGTATATGGATGGCACTCTCCGCCTGA
- a CDS encoding Calx-beta domain-containing protein, which translates to MAAEDPKVVSAPAKNWWVSKTPDGYLVTVRLDRPAPIRDAKPMLAADGRPIGPAEESADRKTLSLVTQDASVLQAKEIRLATPTDQVGKKSPAAGETDEYWLKPRQGPLLGVDPAAPGGYKVGINEYNLGDQAVFLPGLRQKSEVRGRVYSPVDASGARPVVVFLHGRHLYCYGIPWWEGQPWPCPAGGKPVPSFRGYDAPAKALASHGYQVVSVSSNGINAYDHLAPDAGSQARAELVLHHLGLWRTWSTTGGGPFGQQFVGKMDLQNVGLMGHSRGGDGMARAATLNAAKGSQYGVRAVLPLAPTDFTRATLPEVATSVILPYCDGDVADLQGQLFYDDSRYAARTDDATRSTVTLLGANHNYFNTEWTPGQSEAPSEDDWPGTGQEQCDSGHPGRLSAQEQQAAGAAYIAGFFRLHLGKEKAFLPLFDGSDTRASSAGRAVTRVVSQAPRTARLDVSKLDQPLPDGSTTGQATASVCAGNDVKPGACVSGANPLTTPHWVRGARVTRTPPIAVTKLSWTGTNGAVRVDLPAGQRDIRQYRDLTFRAAPDPAGAAKTDLTVEVVDGLGKSAEVPVSAVSDALVALPGGQAISWLPKVLLRTVRIPLTDLPGINLGDVRSIRLLTDRVASGSVFLSDLALSTPGLGQSGPSTLPQVSAQAAVSRMQEGNVGGLNDYFVTLSRPSTVPVVVYAQTTSRMPTIVREEGHKLVFQPGQTRHRVTATLLPNTRDGDDVLVGLQLSAPVDTVIGAASFGATELIDDDPTPTLTIEPLKTTEGAGTAAFQARLSAPSDRWVTVTGQLQDGTAVLGQDYQSTSSGRFVGADLGPGVQSGPLEVKVVNDQVKEPEETFSALFDQVINAELPVPTTVSATISDDD; encoded by the coding sequence GTGGCAGCCGAAGACCCCAAGGTGGTCTCGGCTCCGGCCAAGAACTGGTGGGTTTCGAAGACGCCGGACGGCTACCTGGTCACGGTCCGGCTGGACCGGCCGGCGCCGATCCGGGACGCCAAGCCGATGCTGGCCGCGGATGGCCGGCCGATCGGCCCGGCCGAGGAATCCGCCGACCGCAAGACACTTTCGCTGGTCACCCAGGATGCTTCCGTCCTGCAGGCCAAGGAAATCCGGCTGGCCACTCCCACCGATCAGGTCGGCAAGAAGTCCCCGGCGGCCGGCGAGACCGACGAGTACTGGCTGAAACCGCGTCAGGGCCCGCTGCTCGGCGTGGATCCGGCCGCGCCCGGCGGGTACAAGGTCGGGATCAACGAGTACAACCTGGGTGACCAGGCGGTGTTCCTGCCAGGCCTTCGGCAGAAGTCCGAGGTACGCGGCCGTGTCTACAGTCCGGTGGACGCGTCCGGTGCCCGGCCGGTCGTGGTCTTTCTCCACGGGCGACACCTCTACTGCTATGGCATCCCGTGGTGGGAAGGCCAGCCGTGGCCCTGCCCGGCTGGCGGCAAGCCAGTACCCAGCTTCCGCGGGTACGACGCGCCGGCCAAGGCACTTGCCAGCCATGGGTACCAGGTGGTGTCGGTCAGCTCGAACGGGATCAACGCCTACGACCACTTGGCACCTGACGCCGGCTCACAGGCCCGGGCCGAGCTGGTACTTCACCACCTTGGCTTGTGGCGGACCTGGTCGACCACCGGTGGTGGACCCTTCGGGCAGCAGTTCGTCGGCAAGATGGATCTGCAGAACGTCGGTCTGATGGGTCATTCGCGCGGCGGCGACGGTATGGCCCGCGCGGCGACCCTCAACGCGGCCAAAGGCAGCCAGTACGGCGTCCGGGCCGTCCTGCCGCTCGCACCGACCGACTTCACCCGGGCGACCTTGCCCGAGGTGGCGACCAGCGTGATCCTGCCGTACTGCGACGGAGATGTCGCCGACCTGCAGGGACAGCTGTTCTACGACGACAGCCGCTACGCCGCGCGGACCGACGACGCGACGCGTTCGACGGTCACCCTGCTGGGCGCGAACCACAACTACTTCAACACCGAATGGACACCGGGACAGTCGGAAGCGCCGTCCGAGGACGACTGGCCGGGGACGGGGCAGGAGCAGTGCGACAGTGGGCATCCTGGCCGGCTCTCGGCCCAGGAGCAGCAGGCCGCGGGCGCGGCGTACATCGCCGGGTTCTTCCGTCTGCACCTGGGTAAGGAGAAGGCGTTCCTGCCACTGTTCGACGGCTCGGACACCCGTGCATCCTCTGCCGGCCGCGCAGTGACCCGGGTGGTCTCCCAGGCGCCGCGCACGGCTCGTCTGGACGTAAGCAAGCTGGACCAGCCGCTGCCCGACGGCTCGACCACTGGTCAGGCAACGGCCAGCGTGTGTGCAGGCAACGACGTGAAGCCAGGGGCGTGTGTCAGCGGGGCCAACCCGTTGACGACACCGCACTGGGTGCGAGGTGCCCGCGTCACGCGGACGCCCCCTATCGCGGTGACCAAGCTCAGCTGGACCGGTACGAATGGCGCCGTGCGCGTTGATCTCCCCGCCGGTCAACGGGACATCCGGCAGTACCGCGACCTGACCTTCCGGGCAGCGCCCGATCCGGCCGGTGCCGCCAAGACCGACCTGACAGTCGAGGTGGTCGATGGGCTGGGCAAGTCCGCCGAGGTGCCGGTGTCGGCGGTGAGTGACGCGTTGGTCGCCCTGCCTGGTGGACAAGCGATCTCCTGGTTGCCCAAGGTGCTCCTGCGGACCGTGCGGATCCCCCTGACCGATCTCCCCGGCATCAACCTGGGCGACGTGCGGTCGATCCGGCTCCTGACCGACCGCGTCGCCAGTGGGTCCGTGTTCCTGAGCGACCTGGCGCTGTCGACGCCCGGTCTCGGTCAGTCCGGTCCGTCCACCCTGCCGCAGGTATCGGCGCAGGCAGCCGTCTCCCGGATGCAGGAGGGCAACGTCGGCGGTCTGAACGACTACTTCGTGACGCTGTCCCGGCCGAGCACCGTCCCGGTGGTGGTGTACGCCCAGACCACCAGCCGCATGCCGACGATCGTGCGCGAGGAGGGGCACAAGCTGGTGTTCCAGCCGGGGCAGACCAGGCACAGAGTGACGGCGACGCTGCTTCCGAACACCCGGGACGGCGACGACGTCCTCGTCGGTCTGCAGCTCTCGGCCCCGGTCGACACGGTGATCGGTGCCGCCAGCTTCGGCGCGACGGAACTGATCGACGACGACCCGACGCCCACCTTGACGATCGAGCCGCTCAAGACCACTGAGGGCGCCGGTACCGCCGCCTTCCAGGCCCGCCTGTCCGCACCCAGCGATCGATGGGTCACGGTGACCGGACAGCTCCAGGACGGTACCGCCGTCCTCGGCCAGGACTACCAGTCCACCAGTTCCGGCCGGTTCGTCGGCGCGGATCTGGGCCCGGGAGTCCAGAGCGGCCCGCTCGAAGTGAAGGTGGTGAACGACCAGGTGAAGGAGCCGGAGGAGACCTTCTCGGCACTCTTCGACCAGGTAATCAACGCCGAATTGCCAGTACCCACGACGGTTTCCGCCACGATCAGCGACGACGACTGA
- a CDS encoding S1 family peptidase: MIDLSQAVYAIGRNGPSGVQLLGTAFAVGANKIATAYHVVGGDDRDLVMIAPKIAHFSEYQDTADGRVNPLRLKIAAADPVRDLCVLQSDEFSLRFSYGLGSTDSSPPGTPIVTLGFPHANHGRLVLTQQNANVGARVLIENARQKNKHIILNTQAREGQSGGPVLSATMKEVVAILIGSYAPGGGGGISLGGVDPHTLHQTTHAVSAEYLRAML, from the coding sequence GTGATCGACCTTAGTCAGGCCGTATACGCGATTGGCAGAAATGGGCCGAGTGGCGTGCAGCTCCTTGGCACTGCATTCGCGGTTGGCGCGAACAAAATAGCAACGGCGTATCATGTTGTCGGTGGCGACGATCGCGACCTTGTGATGATCGCACCTAAGATCGCTCACTTCAGTGAGTATCAGGATACCGCAGACGGCAGAGTTAATCCGTTGAGGTTGAAGATCGCGGCGGCAGATCCGGTGCGAGACCTGTGCGTGCTGCAAAGTGACGAATTTTCTCTTCGATTCTCGTATGGGCTCGGATCTACTGACTCGTCCCCACCGGGAACGCCCATCGTCACACTCGGATTTCCACATGCCAACCACGGCCGATTGGTTCTGACTCAGCAAAACGCCAATGTGGGCGCAAGAGTGCTGATCGAGAACGCTCGCCAGAAAAACAAGCACATTATTTTGAATACTCAAGCTCGTGAGGGGCAGTCCGGCGGACCCGTCCTCAGTGCCACCATGAAGGAAGTGGTCGCCATTCTCATTGGAAGTTACGCACCAGGGGGAGGTGGAGGCATCAGTCTCGGCGGGGTGGACCCGCACACTCTCCATCAAACCACGCATGCGGTGTCGGCAGAGTATCTAAGGGCTATGCTGTGA
- a CDS encoding phosphoribosylaminoimidazolesuccinocarboxamide synthase: protein MELLHRGKVRDVYSDRPGEVILVATDRVSVYDVVLPTPIPDKGKLLTSLSLWWFGQLADVMPNHVISATDVPAEFEGRAVRCQQVEIIQVECIARGYLAGLGWDAYQETGKISGVEIPPGLREGDKLPQPVFTPTTKTAPEDGHDEPMTFEEVSEAVGPELAKTLEAKTLELFSKATEITAGRGVHLADTKLEFGLAKDGTLVLADEVLTSDSSRYWRDEDWKPGQRQVSFDKQYVRDWARDLGSWDKTPPGPEIPAEVVEETRARYVAMYERITGLKWE from the coding sequence GTGGAGCTGCTGCATCGGGGCAAGGTTCGGGATGTGTACAGCGATCGCCCGGGGGAGGTGATCCTGGTTGCGACTGATCGTGTGTCGGTCTATGACGTGGTGCTGCCTACGCCGATCCCTGACAAGGGGAAGTTGCTGACAAGTCTGTCGCTGTGGTGGTTCGGGCAGCTGGCGGACGTGATGCCGAATCACGTGATCTCGGCTACGGATGTGCCGGCCGAGTTCGAGGGTCGGGCTGTGCGGTGTCAGCAGGTCGAGATCATCCAGGTGGAGTGCATCGCCCGCGGCTACCTCGCTGGGTTGGGCTGGGATGCCTACCAGGAGACGGGGAAGATCTCCGGGGTGGAGATCCCCCCGGGCCTTCGTGAGGGCGACAAGCTTCCGCAGCCGGTGTTCACGCCGACTACGAAGACTGCGCCTGAGGATGGGCATGACGAGCCGATGACCTTTGAGGAGGTCTCGGAGGCTGTTGGGCCAGAGCTCGCGAAGACGCTTGAGGCGAAGACGCTAGAGCTGTTCAGCAAGGCCACTGAGATCACCGCTGGTCGCGGTGTGCACTTGGCAGACACGAAGCTTGAGTTCGGGCTTGCAAAGGACGGCACGTTGGTCCTGGCCGACGAGGTGCTGACTTCTGACTCCTCGCGCTACTGGCGAGATGAGGACTGGAAGCCCGGCCAGCGACAGGTCTCGTTCGACAAGCAGTATGTGCGGGACTGGGCGCGGGATCTTGGCTCGTGGGACAAGACGCCCCCGGGGCCGGAGATCCCGGCTGAGGTCGTTGAGGAGACTCGCGCTCGTTACGTTGCGATGTACGAGCGGATCACCGGTCTGAAGTGGGAGTGA
- a CDS encoding GntR family transcriptional regulator gives MPPKLVRPAPPYQQIANEIRGRISNGELQAGDLVPSVRSLMRDYGVAIATAQRALSTLRAEGYIKPERGVGSIVTTEEERGRAANDRVDKSRRTGKVYPTGQYAKITEAVLGEASEQVADALGVKVGSQVVQRVRTTYRVDGKPISASTSYFRGDLAERAPMLLSAERIKEGTFAYVANVLKRTVDAWQDQFEPANATAAQAGQLGLDEGALIMVGRNWIYDDRGDVLEYGESITYGRVTYRGRLGD, from the coding sequence ATGCCCCCGAAGTTGGTGCGTCCAGCACCGCCGTATCAGCAGATTGCCAACGAGATCCGTGGGCGGATCTCCAATGGTGAGTTGCAGGCAGGCGATCTGGTGCCGTCTGTGCGGTCGTTGATGCGTGATTACGGAGTGGCGATTGCCACCGCTCAACGGGCTCTGTCGACCTTGCGCGCTGAGGGATACATCAAGCCAGAGCGTGGCGTCGGCAGCATCGTCACGACCGAGGAGGAACGCGGTCGGGCTGCCAATGACCGGGTCGATAAGTCTCGGCGTACCGGCAAGGTCTACCCCACGGGGCAGTACGCGAAAATCACCGAAGCCGTGCTCGGGGAGGCCTCCGAGCAGGTCGCTGACGCACTTGGGGTGAAGGTCGGCAGTCAGGTCGTTCAGCGCGTGCGAACCACCTACAGGGTTGATGGCAAGCCGATCTCCGCGTCGACCTCGTACTTCCGTGGCGACCTCGCTGAGCGGGCACCGATGCTGCTGAGTGCGGAGCGGATCAAGGAAGGTACGTTCGCCTACGTAGCCAACGTACTCAAGCGGACCGTTGACGCTTGGCAGGATCAGTTCGAGCCAGCGAATGCAACCGCGGCTCAGGCCGGCCAATTGGGGCTGGATGAGGGGGCGCTCATCATGGTGGGGCGGAACTGGATCTACGACGACCGTGGTGACGTGCTTGAGTACGGCGAGAGCATCACGTACGGGCGCGTGACCTATCGGGGTCGGCTCGGGGACTGA
- a CDS encoding FtsK/SpoIIIE domain-containing protein has protein sequence MSSFHPRQVFPRRTPGATPPQPVGLSIYGLIYLGIDTRGKPVYVTLMYRNILLGGEPGAGKSVALGNIVAHAALSTDVDLILIDGKIVELLPYAPVAAEFVGNNMDKALRVLGDLQADLDERYLHLARTGRKKIVPDDGFRAKLVAIDELAYFTVTIGTKEQQEEFRTLVRDIVARGRAAGIIVVAATQRPSADIVPTSLRDLFGYRLAFRCATDSSSDIILGTGWASQGHTAVDIAPEALGVGLLRAEGGFPRRFKTAFLNDNNHKQIVRRAMYLRRAA, from the coding sequence ATGTCTAGCTTCCACCCACGACAGGTGTTCCCCCGGCGCACGCCGGGGGCCACCCCACCTCAACCGGTCGGCCTGTCGATCTACGGCCTGATCTATCTGGGCATCGACACGCGCGGCAAACCCGTCTACGTCACCCTCATGTACCGCAACATCCTGCTCGGCGGGGAACCCGGCGCCGGAAAATCTGTAGCCCTCGGCAACATCGTCGCCCACGCGGCACTCAGCACAGATGTCGACCTGATCTTGATCGACGGCAAGATCGTCGAACTGTTGCCCTACGCGCCTGTGGCGGCAGAGTTCGTCGGCAACAACATGGACAAGGCACTGCGGGTCCTGGGTGACCTGCAAGCCGACCTGGACGAGCGCTACCTGCACCTGGCCCGCACGGGCCGTAAGAAGATCGTTCCTGATGACGGATTCCGCGCCAAGCTCGTAGCCATCGACGAGCTGGCCTACTTCACCGTCACCATCGGCACCAAAGAACAGCAAGAAGAGTTCCGCACCCTCGTGCGAGACATCGTCGCCCGTGGCCGAGCCGCAGGCATCATCGTCGTCGCCGCGACCCAGCGGCCCTCGGCAGACATCGTTCCCACCTCACTGCGGGACCTGTTCGGCTACCGGCTCGCATTCCGCTGCGCCACTGACTCCAGCAGCGACATCATCCTCGGCACCGGCTGGGCCTCCCAAGGCCACACCGCCGTGGACATCGCACCCGAAGCCCTCGGCGTCGGACTTCTCCGCGCCGAAGGCGGATTCCCCCGCCGCTTCAAAACGGCATTCCTCAACGACAACAACCACAAGCAGATCGTCCGCCGCGCCATGTACCTCCGGAGGGCCGCATGA
- a CDS encoding replication initiator, with amino-acid sequence MTTAPQHDPLDVLDGLLGGVEIITEHNHTLDSGNRTNPASGLEEAIQRAATTANYSAWLDHTASAGGCVRPIQLRGEAHVVSTRTGRIISTRHTDDMPDGVIYKACGNRRAAVCPSCAEIYRGDTYQLVLAGLQGGKGIPASVAQHPCAFVTFTAPSFGAVHGTRKARDKDGKLRNRPCRPRRNPDPCPHGVDLTCHQIHGDGDKTLGTPLCLDCYDHDHQVVWNALSGELWRRTMERVKDTLRRWGKHHGVRIKLSYGKVAEMQARGVAHFHALIRLDGVNPIAPYEIAVPHASADFALLIYAIRRAVEGTRFRSLPHPDQPEGWLIEWGNQLDLRPVRQTVDGVITETAVAGYLAKYATKAAEATGHSSARLTDATVRRYAVLHTHAGRLVEACWRLGRPGSDLDEDEAAKNSARLSYRRLQRWAHMLGFGGHFSTKSRQYSTTLKALREARVNWRQERHRTANHTDDTETTLIVGNFTYANTGWRTIGDALLANTAAAKAREHRRLVKELIAESTED; translated from the coding sequence ATGACCACCGCACCCCAACATGATCCGCTGGACGTCCTGGACGGTCTCCTAGGCGGCGTCGAGATCATCACCGAGCACAACCACACCCTCGACTCCGGCAACCGCACCAACCCCGCCTCAGGGCTCGAAGAAGCCATCCAACGCGCCGCCACCACAGCCAACTACAGCGCCTGGCTCGACCACACCGCCTCCGCAGGCGGCTGCGTCCGACCGATCCAGCTACGCGGCGAAGCCCACGTCGTGTCCACCCGTACCGGCCGGATCATCTCCACCCGCCACACCGACGACATGCCCGACGGCGTCATCTACAAAGCCTGCGGCAACCGCCGCGCCGCCGTCTGCCCCTCCTGCGCCGAGATCTACCGCGGCGACACCTACCAACTCGTCCTCGCCGGCCTCCAGGGCGGCAAAGGCATCCCGGCATCGGTCGCCCAGCACCCCTGCGCCTTCGTCACCTTCACCGCACCGAGCTTCGGAGCCGTCCACGGCACCCGCAAAGCCCGCGACAAAGACGGCAAGCTCCGCAACCGCCCCTGCCGCCCACGGCGCAACCCCGACCCGTGCCCGCACGGCGTGGACCTCACCTGCCATCAGATCCACGGCGACGGCGACAAGACACTCGGAACCCCGCTGTGTCTGGACTGCTACGACCACGACCACCAGGTCGTGTGGAACGCCCTGTCAGGCGAACTGTGGCGACGCACCATGGAACGCGTCAAGGACACCCTCCGCCGGTGGGGCAAACACCACGGCGTCCGGATCAAGCTGTCCTACGGCAAGGTCGCCGAAATGCAAGCCCGAGGCGTCGCCCACTTCCACGCCCTCATCCGGCTCGACGGCGTCAACCCCATCGCGCCCTACGAGATCGCTGTACCGCACGCCTCGGCCGACTTCGCGCTCTTGATTTACGCGATCCGTCGAGCCGTTGAAGGCACCCGGTTCCGCTCCCTGCCTCACCCCGACCAGCCCGAAGGCTGGCTCATCGAATGGGGCAACCAGCTCGACCTACGTCCCGTCCGGCAAACCGTCGATGGAGTCATCACCGAAACCGCCGTCGCGGGATACCTGGCCAAGTACGCCACCAAAGCCGCCGAAGCAACCGGCCACTCATCCGCACGCCTCACCGACGCCACCGTCCGCCGCTACGCCGTCCTGCACACCCACGCCGGCCGACTGGTCGAAGCCTGCTGGCGACTCGGACGACCTGGCTCCGACCTCGACGAAGACGAAGCCGCCAAGAACTCCGCACGCCTGTCCTACCGACGCTTGCAGCGCTGGGCACACATGCTCGGCTTCGGCGGCCACTTCTCCACCAAATCCCGTCAGTACTCCACCACCCTCAAAGCCCTCCGCGAAGCACGCGTCAACTGGCGACAAGAACGACACCGCACCGCCAACCACACCGACGACACCGAAACCACCCTCATCGTCGGCAACTTCACCTACGCCAACACCGGCTGGCGAACCATCGGCGACGCACTACTCGCCAACACTGCCGCCGCCAAAGCCCGCGAACACCGACGACTTGTCAAGGAACTGATTGCCGAGAGCACCGAGGACTGA
- a CDS encoding helix-turn-helix transcriptional regulator has protein sequence MSVPKHRDGRLWSVEDLSEFLGIPVATLYRWRTTGYGPAGVRMGKYIRYDQEVVRAWIKSLENVA, from the coding sequence ATGTCTGTACCGAAGCATCGCGATGGGCGGCTCTGGAGTGTCGAGGACCTCTCTGAGTTCCTGGGGATCCCGGTTGCCACCCTCTATCGATGGCGCACAACCGGATACGGTCCGGCCGGAGTCCGCATGGGCAAGTACATCCGGTACGACCAGGAGGTCGTGCGTGCCTGGATCAAGTCGCTCGAGAACGTGGCGTAG
- a CDS encoding site-specific integrase, whose translation MARPPLPIGTWGKIRTKVTATDDRGRPTKAEAIAKFRDFDGRTRVVQANGRTPNDASNRLRQKLKERSEKARGGELTGLHRFAEAADLWIVKFEGMVESGSRSAGSLDTYRRQLTNHVLPALGQVRLAEATTPLIDKVIAAIKADAGAPTAKTCRSLISGVMGLAVRYGALTANPVREVERIEVGRKKKPRALTAEEIVAWLAKLRADEKAVRKDLPDLSMFMLATGVRIGEALALMWDQVDFAAGQVEITHTVIRVKGQGLLRKPTKSHAGERLLGLPLTTVELLRRRFTVRGRLDMPIFPDSLGGLRDPTNVRRDIRDARGDDALAWITSHSFRKTIATMLDDGEFTAREIADQLGHARPSMTQDVYMGRKLRNPRAASAIDAVLRQALDDQKDG comes from the coding sequence GTGGCCAGACCGCCCTTGCCGATCGGCACATGGGGCAAGATTCGGACCAAGGTCACCGCAACTGACGACCGTGGCCGGCCAACGAAGGCTGAGGCCATCGCGAAGTTCCGCGACTTCGACGGCCGGACACGTGTCGTCCAGGCCAACGGCCGTACGCCAAACGATGCGTCCAACCGGCTGCGGCAGAAACTCAAGGAACGCTCCGAGAAGGCGCGTGGTGGGGAGCTGACTGGACTGCACCGATTCGCCGAGGCTGCCGATCTGTGGATCGTCAAGTTTGAAGGGATGGTCGAGTCCGGCAGCCGATCGGCTGGATCGTTGGACACTTACCGGCGACAGCTGACCAATCACGTTCTCCCCGCTCTCGGTCAGGTGCGCCTTGCCGAGGCGACCACACCACTCATCGACAAGGTCATTGCAGCGATCAAGGCCGACGCTGGCGCACCAACCGCCAAGACCTGCCGAAGCCTGATTTCCGGCGTCATGGGCCTTGCTGTCCGTTATGGAGCCCTGACCGCCAATCCCGTCCGCGAGGTCGAGCGAATCGAGGTCGGCCGGAAGAAGAAGCCCCGTGCACTCACCGCAGAAGAAATCGTGGCGTGGCTGGCGAAACTACGGGCTGATGAGAAGGCGGTCCGGAAAGACCTGCCGGACCTGAGCATGTTCATGCTTGCGACTGGTGTGCGCATCGGCGAGGCGCTGGCGCTGATGTGGGATCAGGTTGACTTCGCGGCCGGTCAAGTGGAGATCACCCACACGGTGATCCGCGTCAAGGGACAGGGGCTGCTTCGGAAGCCCACCAAGAGCCACGCCGGGGAGCGTCTGCTCGGTCTGCCGCTGACCACGGTCGAACTGCTGCGGCGTCGGTTCACGGTGAGAGGACGGCTGGACATGCCGATCTTCCCAGACTCCCTGGGCGGCCTCCGGGACCCCACTAACGTCCGGCGTGACATCCGCGACGCCAGGGGAGACGACGCGCTCGCGTGGATCACGTCACACAGCTTCCGGAAGACCATCGCCACGATGCTCGACGACGGCGAGTTCACAGCGCGTGAGATCGCTGACCAGCTCGGTCACGCCCGGCCCTCGATGACCCAGGACGTCTACATGGGCCGGAAGCTCCGCAACCCCCGAGCCGCCAGCGCGATCGATGCCGTACTTCGCCAGGCGCTCGACGACCAAAAGGACGGGTAA